The window CTGTATGAAAGATTCACGGTAAAGTTggctggagaaaaaaaagggagtaCCCAAGAACTAACAGAATGCTCAGAACTTACTGTATGTACACCAGAATTGCATATGAAATTCCCTATATGAAAGATTCGCCACTCTTGATGATTCAAGGTCTTGATGGTTGCTACACTTGCACTTCTGTGTTGACCTCAGAAAAGACTGAGGTTCGAGTCATTTTCGCCAGCGTTGTAATGAGGAGGTGGGTTATGCACGCTTGGAAGATTGTCAGCATAGTATTTTGATGTGAAGTTTGAGACCTCCTCCAGAATGTATGCCTCTGCGATGGAagcttcaattttgcatttGTTTTTGCATTTAGTTCAAAGTACCTTCTAACATCTCTCAATTGAATAGCACCAACGGTCCTGCGCGGGACCCCCATTCGTGCCTCGTACgggaggtgcaaaatcatatgtTGCATCGCATTGAAGAAGCCAGgtggaaagatcttctccaacttaCAGAGCAACACAGGCGCCATCCTTTCCATTTCCTGAATTACGATCATTGATAcctccttagcacaaagctggcAGAAGAAAAAGCTCAATTCTGCTAGCACTCGCCATATTTGATCTGGgagatagcctcgaaccatcaccggaagaagccgctcgatccatatatggtagtcatgactcttgagcCCATTGATTTGTATACTAGACAAGTTCACTCCCCTTCTAAGGTTTGCTGCATACCCATCAGGAAACATTAAGGTTTGGAACCATTCTAGTACTTCTCTCCTCTAGGGCCTCATCAGCACGAATTCAGCCCTAGGCTTTCTCCATGACTTGCCGCCTCGGGGAGGCCTCATGTCTAGTTTTGGTCTATCGCATAACGTTTCTTGGTCCACTCTTGCCTTAACATTATCCTTTGTCTTAtctgagatgtccatgattgttcCAAATAGTGCCTTGGTGATATTCTTTTCCGAGTGCATCAGATCAATattatgtggaagaagaagatcctGCATATAGGGTAGTCTCCATAAGCCCGACTTCTGCGCCCATGAGTGTAACTCACCATATCCGACAAAACCACCACCTTCCGCATTGACCACGAGACCATCTAACTGAGCACGAATCTCGGCACCAGTCATCATATGCGGTGGTGGGTCTCTTTCTTCAACACCTTTCATAAAGTTCTTCTTATCTCGTCTGTATGGATGGTCAATagggaggaattgtcgatgtttgtcgaaCGAAGAATACTTGCCGCCCTTCCGCAACCAAATGAACATCAGAGCTGCCTTGCACACTGGGCAAGGAAACTTCCTGTGAACACACCAGCCACAGAATAGCCCATACGCCGGCATGTCATGCAGGGATAGtggtaccaaacatacattctgaagtttgtctttgtagctcggTCGTGTGTCCATACCCCTTCCTCCCAAGcatgtagcaaatcatcgatcaGAGGCTCCATGTACACACTCATATTGTTACCCGGGTGCCCAGGAATTATTaacgacaagaatatgttctgtcGTTGGAAGATGACGCTGGGGGGAAGATTGAGGGGGATAACGAAAACGGGCCAACAAGTGTAAGGGGCACTCGACATTCCATATGGATTGAAGCCATCTGTAGCCAGcgcaacacgtacattacgAGCCTCCTCAGCTTTCTGACGATGAATCCCGTCGAAATGGGTCCATGATTCAGCATCGGATGGATGTACAAGATTCTGAGGATTGTATCGAGTACccattttgtgccatgtcatctttTTCGTGGATTTCTCAGTCATGAACAACCGTTGGTTCCTCGGAATCGGCGGAGGGTACCGTAGAATTTTCATGGGGACCGCGAGCCGCCTCTTCTGCCCATCACCAGAGTCTACTTCCACGAACCGAGAGGCTTCACACTTTGGacagtactttgcttccgcatgttctttcctaaataagatgcatccattgggacatgcatgtatcatctcatatggcatcttcagtGCTCGAAGGAGTTTCTTTGCCTCATACAAGTTCTTTGGAAGAATGTGACCTTCCGGAAGCAGACTGCCAATAACTGTCAACATAACGTCGAAGGCATCTCGACTCAGGGAAAACTGGGACTTCACTGCCATTAGACATGCAATGGCATCCAGTTGTGAAACCTTGGTATGCCTATGAAGGGGTTCCTGTGTTGCAGCCAACATGTCGTAGTATGCCTTCGCggttgcctctggctcctccttcGTACGTCCTTCATCGAAGTGTGCCTCATGAAAATCATCTAACATGTCTACGACCCCGGCATCAGAATCAAGATCATTAATGCGTTGCCTTACGACCTCATCTCTCATACGATTGGCTTCACCATGGTAggtccaccgggtatagtctcTCGTAAATCCATGATTGAAAAGATGATGTGTTATCTCTTACCGTGTCTGTCTACGCGTGTTTCCACATCTACTACAGGGACACCAGGCGCTTTTTCCTCCTTTGAGCTTTGAAAATGCTCTATTCAAGAATGTCTCAGTCTTCTCAATTCAATCTGCAGTCACATCACCCCCACGATTCCATGCCGTGTACAACCACACACGGTCATCCATTCTCTATCATGTCAATGAGTTTTATAATATAAAATACCCCGAGTGGAACTACACAGTGTCTATAGTTTCTAATAGgttaagataggtcctaatcccacccgaggatgcgtagCTGGGCTCGGTTTCCATGCCTTACTCCGATCCGGGCCAGAATTTTGGCAGcacctgtcggtgtttaccgccaagcctgctcagggatacccttagcagtagggtttgtaggtagggatcaactgctctagaactcaatggtacaaggaacacaaagatttaaacAGGTTTGGGCAGcaagtttgcgtaataccctatgtcctgtgtggtttgtattgccttaagtgttgatgattgtttggagggggtcccttcccacccttatatatccggggggacagggttacatggaaagtcctagccgagtacagttggaatcctacaaaaacacaatcgggtagttttctttgtactgcagctagttctatgcctattcgggtaattacaaaagaggtaaggtacatccatgagttatcccttactctagaacattctatgcctataagcagtcccgctgtcccgggtctaacaagcccccgagctcttcgtagccgagtcctgcaggcgtcgagtacttggctggtcGTCTTCGAGTATTTCAAGTAGTCAGAATATCCTTCGGGTTctttctggtccttccttcaaatacgtcgagtagtccttcaagtacttccgtttgcttcgaggctgtgaggtgctcaagccccgaaatctcgatcatatatggtgcgcgaagtactcgcgctccatatggagtagcccctaagccttaggttgaattgcagaatcaggctgagggttacttcagtctattttccaacgaatttgaaaaataaatctttgaTGCCAATATCCAGctgcccccgagccttaaatcaaaatcccttttgctgcgagtagcccccgagcgtagatttggaattaaggatttaagtcgtggcatcagattttatcctttagattatttgaaggattcatCTGCTCCgaaatccgaaaagacctctttttcgggtaaaatcccagaaaaatgatacaattggatccgccacactgattgcacccgaaataattttaggaataaaacccgggatttacggctctttattcagtgctcacatgagacgttactgtttggagaatctgcattattgcaactttgactgcgtccgtgaatgctgccatgaatgcgtccgtgaagcatgcactgttgattcacgggttctccttcagcaAGCCTCCTTGTGGATATAAAAGTCAGGGGAGAGGCTTTTGCCAGATGCACCAAAGTGTAGCGACCATGGCTTTTTCTTGGTGTTCTTGTTCTCGCCCTCCTGAATTTTACGTAGTTccttccaacaaaagatgctagaagagaacttgcgagtgacaagagaagtctttgttgcctcctcctgcatccctagagctctcatcggatccatgctggacatcatgtccttgcatcttccaatgaggcagatttGGGGTCATTGAGTtgggtcttgttgtgtcacatccttggggttgtcTATTTCTGGGTGCctaagaactgacatctctggcgggGAAGCTTGATCTTACCACAAAAtgttcagggagaaggagaaatttctctagaagatgctacaagaggacttgcgaggtgattactgtaatctgcctacATACTCTTGTAGCTTATCTCCCTTAATACAAATATCGTTATTCCCgaaatgggaataacaagtttgtactttgtcacagCCTCGGGCCAATCTAGCTACAACAGGCATCGACTAGAAGCTCTAGGAGATCCAGGCAGCAAGCATGCAAGCCCGAGTTGTTTGTAAAGTGATGCaataaaaagtactcgagttgtaatgtcgagtagttgtactgtgtcgagtacttatccttattttggaatgtaatcccagttaaggaaAAGGGTGTCGAGTAGTCAACTAAGGATGTAAGTGTTTTCTTTTctagaatgtaatctcagaaaaaggaatgtctctttaAAAATCCTGTTTTTTTTGCGATTTGCAACGGACTTTTGGCCTattgggtgtttttaccatgttgccaccgccattataaaaagaagcggtaacttaggttttaccccaccggccaccaCTTGTTTTTACTGCTTTAGATCTGTCTTTCTGCTCTCGAGCTCCTAGATCCAAAGTTCTTGCTTCATTTTGCTCCCCACTTTCGCCCTAGGGTTTCCACTAGTGTATGCGTGTGAAGCGATCCAtagatttccggatggcccccaagaaagcgaccaaggggaagggtgtggCTACAGAGCCAACCCGTGATGAGGGCtagaacacaagtaagtgttctcaatctgacttagattcttTGGTGTTGCAGGGTCTTTTAGTTCCCAGATCTGTTATCCAATGCCGTTCTGCCTTGGGTtcagatcatccgtatgaaaattcgggggaaatcgttgctttcacctcatacttggaacgaggattggggtttccttgctcttctttcttttctggactcctgcactactacaggatccagttgcatcatctgaccccaaattcctttgtccatatttccatcttcgtgcatttatgcgaagctttcctgggcatcgagccccattttgagctctttcgctttcttcttcatttgaaACCACAGCCCAACAGATTCGTCTTAGATGTAGTAGAGGgcgcgggtctccaacttaggcaaaggAAGTATAGAGTGTATATCCCTTATGaccttagtaataaagtaatcgaatggaaacccaagtggttctatgtcgagaaccagtcgagaagttttccatccattactcccggccctccaatccaatggcccgagtggaatgaaaaaccagtcgacgagagtcaaATCTCTGAACTACTCCGCGGATTGCCATTCTaaggcaaaatatgttgactggggAAACAATCATGTCTGACTAGATGAAGCGAAGAATCTAGCCATTACAGGCTCGGGAATTGCTTGGATTacagtatcagggaacaactgatctgtcaagatactcgaaggaagagatctcagatgatgtagtttttagtcGAGTAAAATGACTTATgaagaatgtaaataaaatcccagttgttcctggtacattttctgctgcgaatccaccgaagcaggtacttgataagagtagtcaaTTCATAGAAgtcgagtactttaccatagtgtaaatctgataggatttgctttctgtaggaggacgtggatcgctttaagagtagtccttcgctaccaggcatttattcgcccttttgttCTTCTAACTTCCTCGATCTGTGAACCAAATcttagtatgctcatatgaggtttcatataaacagtactgatatccagacttggttgtgcagatgaggcagcgtctagggaaaggagtgatggggagcacagccccactccaagtgctGATGCCCAGACCGAGCACCCAAGAAGTACTCGGTCAGCGGTGAGGAAGCGTAGCAGCTCCTCCCATACCACTAGCGataggtaagtagctagttattttgcaatggagtactttctagttgtcgatttgcaagttttgatttgtgtttttttGCTTTCCCCAGTCCGAcggctaagatgccacggaccTCACCATCTGGGGATGATATTGCGGTGGGACAAACTTTCCTCTCCACCATAGTGGACCCATCAAGAGGGATAGGCGCTACTCATTCGGCGAGTAGTTCCGATATAAATAAGACCGTCGATGCGGGTAGACTGGCCATGATCgcaaagcctgcccgcaaatttggcatcaagagGTTTGCCCTAATAAGAGCTCATGCATAAGTTCTTTAGCACTTGTATGTGTAGGATCTgttttgaatctagtagtttgtaactactttgtctttgcagagGTGCAGTCCTGGGAGAGGACGTGGTGGCTGAGAGCCACTCGGCTTCTCAACCGGggctggagaagcccccgagtactcctgagatgagtacTTATGATGCAGAAGTGATGGCCAATAttatgcttctggattctccattgctcgatcctaagagggccaatgaggagatcccggaggatggtggaagcagcaagcttccaggagaaggagaaagcgagaagcttcctgagggaggcgatgataaacagcctgcggagacccctgcaggtaagcttgtagtgccttgtagaaAGGTATCCTTCTGTTTGCTCTTAGTGTGACTcagtagcatgttcttcctttagattcccaagtcacggggaatactgtaggaaggattgaagaagtgcccaagaaggctgttgttgtggcgagtacttcccaagtcGTATCGGGAAGTGACTTGCCAAGAGAAATGGTGGAGCTAGCTTTCAAgctgctggaggtaagtagtcaaatgcttcgagtacttttagagtagatcgagtagtatactgatctttttgttttgcaggaggcactgggacgaaagggtgtccagtcgccagatgagacagagctaaatgctctcaaggagagggttaagacgctctcatctgagaagactgcacttgaggggaagctgaaaaagctttcccaatctaagaaaggctagtctttagcatttgatatgcactcgactagtagatccgcttggtgtttataagattttcttgttaatcgagtacacagcttgtgccaaatctttaaagattcaggaaagcttggtactggatttaaagattcttatgtaccgaaacacagatgaaatagagaagcttaagaagatcaaggaggactctgaccgtgagGCGGCGATGGTGCTGCAACAGctcaagactttgtcagagtctcgagactcgaagcagcgtgagctcgtggagctgaaagaagtcagagatgccgccctggaggtagccgaggccatggatatccTAGTTAGAGATGAAGATGAGCCGCTCACACTTGCGGGGAGGCTTTACGAAGTTCCTGGAGCTTTTGAGAGGTTTGTTTTAACCATCACTCGCCAGTACATGGGTCACGTACTTGGGTTGatgaaatcttattggccaaccactcgtctaGATGCTCTTGGACAAggagccaaggctgattgtactAATGATCAGTTCCGTCAGTATTTGGCGGAAACTTCTGAggtggctgatcagattgtagaagccTTGAGCAGAGCAGAGTCGCCTTAAGCTTTTCTTGTATTTGAGTTGGCATGTGAGCcagaagtactttgaacaaatgctgaatgtttgtgtagagtcaagtacttgttaggattgtggaatcccttaatgtgtcgagtagttgtacttgTGGGTCCTGAGTGTAGGTAGAATCgggcccactcagtcataatagtagatacgatgcattgtattcgtgggtgccttaggaggcaacatattctcgaatcaaatcgagtttgtatggttctgaaTCATAACCATAGTGCTGactggttaggattgaatcccgcaggattaaccaagtgggaatagcacttaAAGGTGTGAGAAGCCGTAGTTTAGTATGAATTTCCTTTTTGGATGAAAATTTTTCGATTAGCACGCGGCTAATATGAACTTTGTTGTCCAAATGGGGgagaactcttattgagtatttaGGAGTTTTAAGAAGTTTCTCgatagataagaagacaggAAGCTCTTGAAAACTACTTAGAGTACTAAGGGAGAACatgagttctttttgtatctcaagcaagtgagtagtacccgtcaagtactcgaggcaaaaagattctgtaacggagattcccatagtaaactaagtaagcaggaaacttgtgtcaacttattttagagtatcaagaacttatttgTACTCCTTGAGGGGTTTTTGTAGTTGACCATTTACgataggccttgtttggttaccctgatagtatgcagctgtttacgaaaatggcccaaactactcgatcatattgagtagtatgtcctattaatggactggattgatttctagaataggactgttaggattgaactccgtcgagttaaccaatatgtaaatattctagaaacatccccAACTTACTTGAgcagagcgagtaaggtgtcctacctgaggactggagtaactcaaaggcaagtctgttaggtactaaccccgtcgggttgtccaagatgaaggtgccgaaagagtatccaaggcctactcgagccagcgagtagggtgtcctttaaccaagaaatggagtaatccgtaagacagaactgttaggtacgaaccccgtcgggttgcccaagatgtaaatgtcgaagggatctccaaaacttactcgagcaaggcgagtaaggtgtcctttaaccaaggactggagtaattcttaagatagaactgttaggtacgaaccccgtcgggttgcccaagacgtaaatgtcagaaagatatccaaaacttactcgagcaaggcaagtaaggtgtcctttaaccaaggactggagtaatccgtaagacagaactgttaggtatgaaccccgtcgggttgcccaagacgtaaatgtcagaaagatatccaaaacttacttgagcaaggcgagtaaggtgtcctttaaccaaggactgaagtaatccttaagatagaactgttaggtatgaaccccgtcgggttacccaagacataaatgtcagaaagatatccaaaacttactcgagtaaggcgagtaaggtgtcatTTAACCAAgaactggagtaactcttagggcaagtttGTTAGGTattaaccccgtcgggttgcccaagatgaaggtgccaaaagagtatccaagacctactcaagcagggcgagtagggtgtcctaccggaggactgtgtcttttaggacagaactgttgggtacgaaccccgtcgggttgcccaagatgtaaatgtcaaaaaagcactcgagtgagaaccataaaaactactcgatagctgctctaatGCTGAGCAAGACTTTCGAGGTGGGGTATTGGTCATGTGAgggagagccaagtagtcgatataggagaaatcaactttatttggatttgtcgaaattacaataactgtaaactgacagactctgactcttatgacctaccccttgctcgttggacATGAGCAATGATTTACATAACTGAATAAAATTTATTCGAAGATAGTACTTAGTCGATAtgggggtcgactagatttggGGTAGAGctagtcgatgcagaggtcgactagatttattggttgggtctccttcaggagaggtgccccaagggccttgcggagtgagtcacactggaagatcgtgtgagagctctttgggtggataaagcacttgcgtagcagtactttgttgatcctgtttccgTTCTGAGACGATTCAGCTTGATGAtgggtgcgtggtttaccctgaggacacGGGTACTAAaggttgccggcttgtgcttcttgaaggatgcggaagccgttgggggatgcggtagttggaagaagggctatatgcctcgacttcctcccgttcctttctccttgagatgatgatgttgcgcgcatcacgcccaacattgatcacactgtggaggtcgcagttggagtagtcgtagttgtcgccttgctgttccTGTAGGGTGTTAGCGAGGCGCTGACACCTGAACGCTCTCTTCTGGTTTAGCTGGGGACGACGTTCATAGAGATCTTCAGCTGGATGCTGCTTATCTAGTTGGACGGTGACAGTCACTgttgggggagggggaggagcgggtagatcctccttggtagtgacttgggcttctgtgattgtaggaggagtagtttctatgttgtcggaaaggtactcattgaaatcatcagaattgtagtcgtcgaagTTGATCCGCtccgtgggatcaccctcaggttcttcggcgatacgaaccatgaggatttcacggcagaggtcttgaatttcttggtcttgtttgcttgaggacgggtctaaaggagtgctctgttggtaaggcagatccgctagctgtgaggcagaagcgttgggatcttgtgccttcctgaggtacaccgtccgtccttgcggcgttgcatatataattAGGTTAGGGAGGGAGCACTACTAGAGAATTGGCCATTGCCAAcgggctatcaccgccggtttaacatgaaccggcggtgatgaggtatCACCACCGGGTCCAGAGTGGGTGGCCGTAGTGGCcgttggaaccggcggtgatgctgattatcaccgccggttcgtgttacgaaccgttggtgatgtccTGCGAgcatatcaccgccggtttgtaacACAAACCGGAAGTGATAAGTAGCATCACAAATGGTTCGTgtttcgaaccggcggtgataagcCTGTACAGTACAAAACCCCAACCCCTCCATCCTCCCACcacctttcttctccaacccgACGGCCACACCTCTCTCCTCCATTGTTGCTGCCGGATTTTGCTGAAATTCTCATGAAACCTCACCATTCTTGATGTATTGGCTCCACCTACTTATTCTAAGGTTAGTAGCCATCAATTCATTGGCTTTGTACCCATTTTCTTGGGATTAATGATGCATTTCGTGATGAATTGATCAAGGAGGgcttttttctccatttttggaTCATTTCTCATCATTGGGGcttctttttttgttgtttgagtGAACCAACTTGTGATAGGTTTGTAGCTAGCAATCCATTTGATTCATAGCCTTTATCTTAGGATTAGTCATTCATTTTGTGATGAATTGATCAAGGAGagtctctttttcttcactttaGGATAAATTCTCATGAACACTCATCATGGAGGCTCATTAAATTTTGAGGACTGGACTTCACATATTTGATTCAAGGTAAGAACTAGCtctttatggttagattgttGTCATAATTGCGATGATTGGGATGTAAGGGGTCTTTCTTAATTAGTTTATAGGATATTTATTAATTGTGATGATCGAGATGTAAATgctttttcttaattaatttagaTGGCATTTCTTAGTTTTGATGATAAGGAACTTGACAAAAATTGAAGTAGATATTTTAATTATTGAAGTAAAGCCTCTTTCTTAATTGATTTAGATGGCCCTTAAAGTGTGATATTTGTTACGAAACTTGATAAACTGAAAATCTATGTGTTGAGATGATATTTACTAAATTCAGATTCTTGGATGTTTTCTTGTGTGCATAGATGAATCGAGGTTGGATGTACGGTACAAAGGCTGGAAATTTGGATTTTGTCAATGGTGTGGACTCGTTTGTGCAGACTGCCAAGGCACACAAGAATCTACAAGATGATGGCTACGTGTATTGCCCATGCATTGATTGCAAAAATCAGAAGCAGTTTGGCAATGTTGAGCAGATCTGCTTTCATCTGTTATTTAGAGGTTTTATGCCCAACTACCAAGTTTGGAACAAGCACAGTGAGGTTGGTGAGACAATGCACTCCGTCCATGAGGACAGGCATGAAACAGTGGAGGAAACAACTAACCTGGAAATAGTAGAGGAAACCGGGCATGAAAGCGTAAATGAAACCATGCAGGAAACATTAGTTGCTGATGATGTTGTGGATGCACTAGACCAGATGATACGTGATGGGGAACCAGACTTTCTTGACGAAAAGAATCTGAAGAAGTTGGAGCAGATGAggatagatgcaagaacaccACTTTACCCAAGTTGCAGCGTGTCTAAACTTGAAGCAAACCTGATGCTAATGGTGATGAAGTCTAGTAATGGTTTTTCAGACAAGggatttgatgatttgttaAGCTTATTGCAGAAGTTGCTGCCAAGCCCTAACGGGTTGGCTAAAAACACATACCAGGCGAAGCAAATGATTTGCCCAATGGGACTGGAGGTACAAAAGATCCATGCATGCCCTAAGGATTGCATCTTGTATCACGGCAAATATGAAGACTTGGATGCATGTCCAGTGTGCTCAGCTTCACGGTACAAATGTCCTGAATCGGCATTGTCAATGAAAGGTGACCGTAACAAACGACCACCTGCCAAGGTCGTCTGGTATTTTCCTATCATTCCTCGTTTGAAACGGTTGTTTGCAAATGCGAAGGCTACTAAGCTGATGAGGTGGCATGCCGAAGATCGACTCGTTGATGGGAATCTCAGACACCCTGCAGATGGTTCACAGTGGAGAGCTATCAACTACAAATACAAGAATCGGTTTGCAAAGGAAATAAGAAACATAagattcggtttgagtacgAATGGGATGTGTCCTTTTAACATGGTGAGCAGCAAACACAATACGTGGCCTGTAACTCTTtgcatatacaaccttcctccttggttgtgtatgaagcggaccTACATCATGATGCCATTACTAATCCAAGGGCCAAAACAACCTGGAAATGATATCGATGTGTATTTGGAACCACTGGTGGATGATCTAATGAAGTTGTGGAACGATGGTGTCAAGGTGTGGGATGAGTACAAGCGAGAACACTTCACTCTGAAGGCAATGTTGTTTGTAACAATCACAGACCTTCCCGGCCTTGGTAGCTTAGCAGGCCAAGTAATGAAGGGTTACAAGGGATGTGTGGTTTGTTTGGATGATACCGACGCAAGATGGTTGAAGAATAGCAACAAAATGgtttacatgggtcatcgtaggTTCCTTCCAAAGGCTCACCCATATCGCCGGAACAAGAAATCCTTTGATGGTACAAGGGATGAACGTTTACCTCCCAAGTTTCTAGATGGGAAGGAGATATACAAGAAGGTTAGTAAACTAAGAGTTGTACTAGGAAAGGGCAAAGGAAGTGTACCCGCTCCAGCTGATTCGTTGTGGAAAAAAATTCCTTGTTCTGGAGACTCCCTTATTGGCAGGACTTGATTGTTCGTCACGCACTTGATGGCATGCATCTAACTAAAAATGTTACCGAGAGCACGCTCGGAACATTAATGGCCATGAAAGGTAAAGGAAAAGACTCACTTGAAACTCGACAGGACCTGCAAGATATGAATGTCAGAAGTGAGCTGCATCCAATTACTCAACATGATGGGAAGACGAAGCTTCCGGTTGCATCTTGGACCTTGGATaaaattgagaaaaggaaaatttgtaGCTTCTTCCACGAACTCAAAGTGCCAACGGGCTACTCATCAAACATCAGAAGGCTTGCGAACATGAAGGAGTTAAAGTTCAACATGAGCTGCATGAAggcccatgactgccatgtcaTTATGACACAGTTGCTCCCAGTTGCTCTGAGGGGCGTGCT is drawn from Panicum virgatum strain AP13 chromosome 1N, P.virgatum_v5, whole genome shotgun sequence and contains these coding sequences:
- the LOC120653447 gene encoding uncharacterized protein LOC120653447, with product MHSVHEDRHETVEETTNLEIVEETGHESVNETMQETLVADDVVDALDQMIRDGEPDFLDEKNLKKLEQMRIDARTPLYPSCSVSKLEANLMLMVMKSSNGFSDKGFDDLLSLLQKLLPSPNGLAKNTYQAKQMICPMGLEVQKIHACPKDCILYHGKYEDLDACPVCSASRYKCPESALSMKGDRNKRPPAKVVWYFPIIPRLKRLFANAKATKLMRWHAEDRLVDGNLRHPADGSQWRAINYKYKNRFAKEIRNIRFGLSTNGMCPFNMVSSKHNTWPVTLCIYNLPPWLCMKRTYIMMPLLIQGPKQPGNDIDVYLEPLVDDLMKLWNDGVKVWDEYKREHFTLKAMLFVTITDLPGLGSLAGQVMKGYKGCVVCLDDTDARWLKNSNKMVYMGHRRFLPKAHPYRRNKKSFDGTRDERLPPKFLDGKEIYKKDLIVRHALDGMHLTKNVTESTLGTLMAMKGKGKDSLETRQDLQDMNVRSELHPITQHDGKTKLPVASWTLDKIEKRKICSFFHELKVPTGYSSNIRRLANMKELKFNMSCMKAHDCHVIMTQLLPVALRGVLPVKVRDPIIKLCSFFNAISHKVIDLNTLDKLQADLIHSINRLEMHFPPTFFDISVHLITHLVAQIKALGPIFLHQMFPFERLMSVLRKYVRNRYRPEGCMVNGWSIEEAVEFCTYYLDLNRMGVPVSRHEGRLGGRGMIGEQSVRIDDLASFNQAHFTVLQQASVVSPYIEMHKRELQDLLAIGPSSTVLKFQGYEINAYTFYTRKQDEKSTNQNSCVRIDAYNDNRQLETYYGFILEIWELEYGPLKIPLFRCQWIKLPKGVFTDKYGMTVVDLTNIGYRDEPFIWAKDVVQVFYAKDLANEGKHVVLQGKRKIVGVENMTKDEEKGFQDMPPLGPVIDLPVFEEGEEPTYVRLDHNEALIVN